One window from the genome of Paracoccus marcusii encodes:
- the flgH gene encoding flagellar basal body L-ring protein FlgH, translated as MKPAYLLCLALAAAGCSRAANIGQPPELTSPRETEEFLAMTNPPLNLPLDSGRPEAAASLWAGTQSSLISDRRAAIRGDILTVVIEIDDEATISNSSGRNRSSSESLSIPQMVGIPQRLGEKLPEGASFDNLADASSSSSYRGNGNISRRDQLTLRVAATVVDTLPNGTLQIQGTQEVRVNFELRELTVSGFVRPADIDRSNEIAYDRIAGARISYGGRGQITDVQQPRYGQQIADIVLPY; from the coding sequence ATGAAACCCGCCTATCTGCTGTGCCTGGCCCTTGCCGCCGCGGGCTGTTCGCGCGCCGCCAATATCGGCCAGCCGCCCGAACTGACCTCGCCCCGCGAGACCGAGGAATTCCTGGCGATGACCAATCCGCCCCTGAACCTGCCGCTGGATTCGGGTCGCCCCGAGGCCGCGGCCTCGCTGTGGGCCGGCACCCAGTCTTCGTTGATCAGCGACCGTCGCGCGGCCATCCGCGGCGACATCCTGACCGTCGTGATCGAGATCGACGACGAGGCCACGATCAGCAACAGCAGCGGTCGCAACCGCTCCAGCAGCGAGAGCCTGTCGATCCCGCAGATGGTCGGCATTCCGCAGCGTCTTGGCGAGAAGCTGCCCGAAGGTGCCAGCTTCGACAACCTGGCCGACGCGTCGTCGTCGTCATCCTATCGCGGCAACGGCAACATCTCGCGACGCGATCAGCTGACGTTGCGGGTGGCGGCGACGGTCGTGGACACCCTGCCCAACGGCACGCTGCAGATCCAGGGCACGCAAGAGGTCCGCGTGAACTTCGAATTGCGCGAGCTGACCGTCAGCGGCTTCGTACGCCCCGCCGACATCGATCGCAGCAACGAGATCGCCTATGACCGCATCGCCGGTGCGCGCATCAGCTATGGCGGCCGCGGCCAGATCACCGATGTGCA
- the flgA gene encoding flagellar basal body P-ring formation chaperone FlgA produces the protein MRALIVMLALLPGAAFAGALGAAHTLPVGHVIAAGDLTVIDSDRPGLTDPSAAIGMQTRITIYEGRPLHANMLQAPRVIGRNQIVRLRFQRGALQIDTEGRAMSDGAAGELIRVMNMGSRSTVTAQVMPDGTLAVTN, from the coding sequence ATGCGGGCGCTGATCGTGATGCTGGCGCTGCTGCCGGGGGCGGCCTTCGCAGGCGCCCTGGGCGCGGCGCATACCCTGCCGGTCGGGCACGTGATCGCGGCGGGCGACCTGACGGTGATCGACAGCGACCGGCCCGGCCTGACAGACCCGTCCGCCGCGATCGGGATGCAGACCCGCATCACCATCTACGAAGGCCGGCCACTGCACGCCAACATGCTGCAGGCGCCCCGCGTGATCGGCCGCAACCAGATCGTGCGCCTGCGCTTTCAGCGCGGCGCCCTGCAGATCGACACCGAGGGGCGCGCCATGTCGGACGGCGCCGCCGGAGAACTGATCCGCGTCATGAATATGGGCTCGCGCAGCACGGTCACCGCCCAGGTGATGCCGGACGGCACGCTGGCCGTCACCAATTGA
- the flgG gene encoding flagellar basal-body rod protein FlgG, translated as MRALQIAASGMSAQQTRVEVISNNLANMSTTGYNARRAEFADLHYQQAARPGSVTAADGTVIPAGVQLGLGVRPTAVSVNLQQGALTQTGGDLDLAIEGDGYLEVTLPSGVSGYTRDGGLKRSPEGQIVTSDGYPVVPDITIPEDARAITINAGGEVYAYFADRVDAELLGQLTLAGFANEKGLEAIGSNLFIETAASGGPQVVNPGQDGLGTLRQGYLEESSVDAVREITDLIKAQRGYELNAKVITAADQMLGATTQVR; from the coding sequence ATGAGAGCCCTGCAGATCGCCGCCTCCGGCATGAGCGCGCAGCAGACCCGCGTCGAGGTCATCTCGAACAACCTCGCGAACATGTCCACGACCGGCTACAACGCCCGCCGTGCCGAATTCGCGGACCTGCACTACCAGCAGGCCGCTCGTCCGGGCAGTGTCACCGCTGCCGACGGCACGGTGATCCCCGCCGGGGTACAGCTGGGCCTTGGCGTGCGCCCCACCGCGGTCAGCGTGAACCTGCAGCAGGGCGCGCTGACGCAGACGGGCGGCGACCTGGACCTGGCCATCGAGGGCGACGGCTATCTTGAGGTGACGCTGCCATCCGGGGTTTCGGGGTATACCCGCGACGGCGGGCTGAAGCGCTCGCCCGAGGGGCAGATCGTGACCTCGGACGGCTATCCGGTCGTCCCCGACATCACCATCCCCGAGGATGCCCGCGCCATCACCATCAATGCCGGCGGAGAGGTCTATGCCTATTTCGCCGACCGGGTCGATGCCGAGCTGCTGGGCCAGCTGACCCTGGCCGGTTTCGCAAACGAGAAGGGCCTCGAGGCGATCGGGTCCAACCTGTTCATCGAGACCGCAGCCTCGGGCGGCCCGCAGGTCGTGAATCCCGGCCAAGACGGCCTGGGCACCCTGCGCCAGGGCTATCTGGAGGAAAGCTCTGTCGATGCGGTGCGCGAGATCACCGACCTGATCAAGGCGCAGCGCGGCTACGAGCTGAACGCCAAGGTCATCACCGCTGCCGACCAGATGCTCGGCGCCACGACGCAGGTGCGGTGA
- a CDS encoding flagellar hook-basal body complex protein — protein MDNAIYASLSRQSGLMAEMRVVANNIANANTTGYRREGVIFAEHLSALDRQGDTLSMAHARGRLLDLQQGGLTQTNNSMDLAIEGEGFFLVEAPDGLRLTRAGAFIPSAEGELMTADGHRLLDEGQAPIILPAGANAVAIGADGTLSSNGLPFGRIGLFTPPEGTDLTRQSGTGFAVEGEPQLVEEGRIRQGFLEDSNVDPIFEITRMIEVQRAYELGQTFLDREDQRIRGAITAMTR, from the coding sequence ATGGACAACGCAATCTATGCCAGCCTGTCGCGGCAATCCGGCCTGATGGCCGAAATGCGCGTCGTGGCCAACAACATCGCCAACGCCAACACCACCGGTTACCGGCGCGAGGGGGTGATCTTTGCCGAACACCTGTCCGCGCTGGACCGGCAGGGCGACACGCTGTCGATGGCCCACGCCCGCGGCCGCCTGCTGGACCTGCAGCAGGGCGGGCTGACGCAGACCAACAACAGCATGGACCTGGCCATCGAGGGCGAGGGGTTCTTTCTGGTCGAGGCGCCCGACGGGCTGCGCCTGACCCGCGCGGGCGCCTTCATCCCCTCGGCCGAGGGGGAACTGATGACCGCCGACGGCCACCGTCTGCTGGACGAGGGTCAGGCGCCGATCATCCTGCCGGCCGGCGCCAATGCGGTGGCCATCGGTGCCGACGGCACGCTGTCGTCGAACGGCCTGCCCTTTGGCCGCATCGGCCTGTTCACCCCGCCCGAAGGCACCGACCTGACCCGCCAGAGCGGCACCGGCTTCGCCGTCGAGGGCGAGCCGCAGCTGGTCGAGGAGGGCCGCATCCGCCAGGGCTTCCTGGAGGACAGCAACGTCGACCCGATCTTCGAGATCACCCGCATGATCGAGGTCCAGCGCGCCTACGAGCTGGGCCAGACCTTCCTGGATCGCGAGGATCAGCGGATCCGCGGCGCGATCACCGCCATGACCCGATAA
- a CDS encoding flagellar biosynthetic protein FliQ, with product MGETVLFDMLRQALLISVRISAPLLGVALIAGVVIGLFQALTSVQEMTLTFVPKVGLMLVVFWVSMSFMTTALADFYLGEIIPMIAGS from the coding sequence ATGGGAGAGACGGTCCTTTTCGACATGCTGCGCCAGGCGCTGCTGATCTCGGTCCGGATCTCGGCCCCGCTTCTGGGGGTCGCGCTGATCGCGGGGGTGGTGATCGGCCTGTTCCAGGCGCTGACCTCGGTTCAGGAGATGACGCTGACCTTCGTGCCCAAGGTGGGGCTGATGCTGGTCGTCTTCTGGGTCTCGATGAGCTTCATGACCACCGCCCTGGCGGATTTCTACCTGGGCGAAATCATCCCCATGATCGCGGGCAGCTGA
- a CDS encoding flagellar hook-basal body complex protein FliE, producing MISGLNAANAYSAARTAVAPQQGSEALARVGQAAEDFAAQMAQVDQVATGAMTGQTSTQQLVLTIAEAELTMNTVVAIRDKVVEAYQEILRMPV from the coding sequence ATGATTTCCGGATTGAACGCCGCCAACGCCTATTCCGCCGCCCGCACCGCCGTGGCCCCCCAGCAGGGATCGGAGGCCCTGGCCCGCGTGGGCCAAGCCGCCGAGGATTTCGCCGCCCAGATGGCCCAGGTCGACCAGGTCGCCACCGGCGCCATGACCGGCCAGACCAGCACCCAGCAGCTGGTCCTGACCATCGCCGAGGCCGAGCTGACCATGAACACCGTCGTGGCGATCCGCGACAAGGTCGTCGAGGCGTACCAGGAAATCCTGCGGATGCCGGTGTAG
- the flgC gene encoding flagellar basal body rod protein FlgC, which translates to MTDQISPLRMAASGMRAQTERLRHTSENIANADTPGYRRKLVAFEEAVRFGRTTGEVQAGRMQLDQSALPRIHDPAHPMADQDGYYDGSNVDLVIELADAREAGRSYEANLRMFEQTRQMNGSLLDLLRR; encoded by the coding sequence ATGACCGATCAGATTTCACCGCTGCGCATGGCAGCGTCGGGGATGCGTGCGCAGACCGAACGCCTGCGCCACACGTCCGAGAACATCGCGAACGCAGACACGCCCGGCTATCGCCGCAAGCTGGTGGCCTTCGAGGAGGCCGTCCGTTTCGGCCGCACGACGGGCGAGGTCCAGGCCGGCCGCATGCAGCTGGACCAGTCGGCGCTGCCGCGCATCCACGACCCCGCGCATCCGATGGCCGACCAGGACGGCTATTACGACGGATCCAACGTCGATCTGGTGATCGAGCTGGCCGACGCCCGCGAGGCGGGCCGCAGCTACGAGGCCAACCTGCGCATGTTCGAACAGACCCGTCAGATGAACGGATCGCTTCTTGATCTTCTTCGCCGCTAG
- a CDS encoding FlgB family protein, which yields MFEKIEMLRMARAMGQHTQARHIEVARNIANADTPGFRAHDLQPFAETYRQAEEGGTLRVSNARHLDAPQWSPGGARVIEVAGPVSPNGNSVSLEEEMVRAAEVKSSHDRSLTIYRSGLDLLRSSLGRR from the coding sequence ATGTTTGAGAAGATCGAAATGCTGCGGATGGCCCGCGCGATGGGCCAGCACACGCAGGCCCGCCACATCGAGGTGGCGCGCAACATCGCCAACGCGGACACGCCCGGTTTCCGGGCCCATGACCTGCAGCCCTTTGCCGAGACCTATCGGCAGGCCGAGGAGGGCGGCACGCTGCGCGTGTCGAACGCCCGCCACCTGGATGCGCCGCAATGGTCGCCCGGCGGGGCGCGGGTGATCGAGGTCGCGGGCCCCGTCTCTCCGAACGGCAACTCCGTGTCGCTGGAGGAGGAGATGGTCCGCGCTGCCGAGGTCAAGAGCAGCCATGACCGTTCGCTGACCATCTATCGCTCGGGGTTGGACCTGCTGCGGTCCAGTCTGGGACGCAGGTAA